The following are encoded together in the Streptomyces rapamycinicus NRRL 5491 genome:
- a CDS encoding lysophospholipid acyltransferase family protein, with translation MSGRRIGFWYRMAAVLCKPPLVVLFKRDWHGMEHIPADGGFITAINHNSYLDPLSYAHFQYNTGRVPRFLAKAALFRGGFVGTMLRGTGQIPVYRESTDAANAFRSAVDAINKGECVAFYPEGTLTRDPDMWPMRGKTGAARVALLTKAPVIPVAQWGANEAVPPYAKEKRVRLFPRKTLKVHAGPPVDLSEYYGQEPTAEVLRAATDTIMDAITELLSEVRGEQAPVQRYDRPTRSGTDGPPLPLADEESK, from the coding sequence GTGTCCGGCCGCAGAATCGGCTTCTGGTACCGCATGGCAGCGGTCTTGTGCAAACCGCCGCTGGTGGTTCTGTTCAAGCGGGACTGGCACGGAATGGAGCACATTCCCGCCGACGGTGGATTTATCACCGCGATCAATCACAACTCGTATCTCGACCCGCTCTCCTACGCGCACTTCCAGTACAACACCGGAAGGGTGCCGCGCTTCCTCGCCAAGGCCGCCCTCTTCAGAGGCGGCTTCGTGGGCACCATGCTCCGCGGCACCGGCCAGATCCCCGTCTACCGCGAGTCCACCGACGCCGCCAACGCCTTCCGGTCCGCCGTGGACGCCATCAACAAGGGGGAGTGCGTGGCCTTCTACCCCGAGGGCACCCTCACCCGCGACCCGGACATGTGGCCCATGCGCGGAAAGACCGGCGCCGCGCGGGTCGCGCTGCTCACCAAGGCCCCGGTCATCCCCGTCGCCCAGTGGGGCGCCAACGAGGCCGTGCCGCCCTACGCCAAGGAGAAGCGGGTCCGCCTCTTCCCCCGCAAGACGCTCAAGGTGCACGCCGGCCCGCCGGTGGACCTGTCCGAGTACTACGGCCAGGAGCCCACCGCCGAGGTCCTCAGGGCGGCCACCGACACCATCATGGACGCCATCACCGAACTCCTCTCCGAGGTGCGCGGCGAGCAAGCGCCCGTTCAGAGGTACGACCGGCCCACCCGGTCCGGCACCGACGGCCCGCCGCTCCCGCTGGCCGATGAGGAGAGCAAGTGA
- a CDS encoding HU family DNA-binding protein, which produces MNKAQLVEAIADKVGGRQQAADAVDAVLDAIVRAVVSGERVSVTGFGSFEKVERPARYARNPQTGERVRVKKTSVPRFRPGQGFKDLVSGSKKLPRGGEVAVKKAPKGSLQVAAKKAAAKKATAKKAPAKKAAAKKATAKKAPATKATAKKAPAKKTTAKKAPAKATAKKAPARKTSARKTTAKKTTARKR; this is translated from the coding sequence GTGAACAAGGCGCAGCTCGTAGAAGCGATTGCCGACAAGGTCGGCGGCCGTCAGCAGGCCGCCGATGCCGTAGACGCCGTTCTGGACGCCATCGTCCGGGCGGTCGTCTCCGGGGAGCGAGTTTCGGTCACTGGATTCGGTTCGTTCGAGAAGGTGGAGCGACCCGCCCGGTACGCCCGTAACCCCCAGACCGGGGAGCGCGTGCGGGTCAAGAAGACCTCGGTGCCCCGCTTCCGTCCCGGTCAGGGCTTCAAGGATCTGGTGAGCGGCTCCAAGAAGCTCCCGCGCGGCGGCGAGGTCGCCGTGAAGAAGGCCCCCAAGGGCAGTCTCCAGGTGGCGGCGAAGAAGGCCGCGGCCAAGAAGGCGACCGCCAAGAAGGCTCCGGCGAAGAAGGCTGCCGCGAAGAAGGCGACGGCGAAGAAGGCCCCCGCCACGAAGGCCACGGCCAAGAAGGCCCCCGCCAAGAAGACCACGGCCAAGAAGGCCCCCGCCAAGGCCACCGCGAAGAAGGCCCCGGCGCGCAAGACGAGTGCCCGTAAGACCACCGCGAAGAAGACCACCGCCAGGAAGCGCTAG
- the leuD gene encoding 3-isopropylmalate dehydratase small subunit — translation MEAFTTHTGRAVPLRRSNVDTDQIIPAHWLKKVTRDGFEDGLFEAWRKDPEFVLNKAEHKGGTVLVAGPDFGTGSSREHAVWALQNYGFKAVVSPRFADIFRGNSLKNGLLTVVLPQETVDRLWKLVEADPTAEVTVDLVGRQVRAEGITADFELDENARWRLLEGLDDISLTLREEDSIASYEARRPSFKPRTVEV, via the coding sequence ATGGAAGCATTCACCACGCACACCGGCCGGGCCGTCCCGCTGCGCCGCAGCAATGTGGACACGGACCAGATCATCCCGGCGCACTGGCTCAAGAAGGTCACCCGCGACGGCTTCGAGGACGGCCTCTTCGAGGCGTGGCGCAAGGACCCGGAGTTCGTGCTCAACAAGGCCGAGCACAAGGGGGGAACGGTTCTGGTGGCCGGTCCCGACTTCGGCACCGGCTCCTCGCGCGAGCACGCGGTGTGGGCGCTGCAGAACTACGGCTTCAAGGCCGTCGTCTCCCCCCGCTTCGCCGACATCTTCCGGGGCAACTCCCTCAAGAACGGGTTGCTGACCGTCGTCCTGCCGCAGGAGACCGTGGACCGGCTGTGGAAGCTGGTCGAGGCGGACCCCACCGCGGAGGTCACCGTGGACCTCGTCGGGCGCCAGGTCCGGGCCGAGGGCATCACGGCTGATTTTGAGCTTGACGAGAATGCCCGGTGGCGACTCCTGGAGGGGCTGGACGACATCAGCCTCACCCTCAGGGAGGAGGATTCGATCGCTTCGTACGAGGCGCGTCGCCCCTCCTTCAAGCCCCGCACCGTGGAGGTCTGA
- the leuC gene encoding 3-isopropylmalate dehydratase large subunit, which produces MGRTLAEKVWDDHVVRRAEGEPDLLFIDLHLLHEVTSPQAFDGLRKAGRTVRRTDLTLATEDHNTPTLDIDKPIADPVSRAQLETLRKNCAEFGVRLHPLGDVEQGVVHVVGPQLGLTQPGTTVVCGDSHTSTHGAFGALAFGIGTSQVEHVLATQTLPLAPFKTMAITVEGELPESVTAKDLILAIIAKIGTGGGQGYVIEYRGPAIEKLSMEARMTVCNMSIEAGARAGMIAPDETTFAYLEGRPHAPQGADRDAAVAYWRTLRSDDDAVFDREVVIDASELAPFVTWGTNPGQGAPLSESVPDPASFEDASESYAAEKALEYMGLTAGQPLRDIKVDTVFVGSCTNGRIEDLRSAASVLSGRAVADGVRMLVVPGSVRVALQAVEEGLDKVFTAAGAEWRHAGCSMCLGMNPDQLAPGERSASTSNRNFEGRQGKGGRTHLVSPQVAAATAVLGHLASPADLSDAAVSTPVGA; this is translated from the coding sequence ATGGGACGGACACTCGCGGAAAAGGTCTGGGACGACCATGTCGTCCGGCGCGCCGAAGGCGAGCCTGACCTGCTCTTCATCGATCTGCATCTGCTGCACGAGGTGACCAGCCCGCAGGCGTTCGACGGCCTGCGCAAGGCCGGCCGCACGGTCCGTCGTACCGATCTCACCCTCGCGACCGAGGACCACAACACCCCCACCCTGGACATCGACAAGCCGATCGCGGACCCCGTCTCGCGCGCCCAGCTGGAGACGCTGCGCAAGAACTGCGCGGAGTTCGGTGTCCGGCTGCACCCGCTCGGCGATGTCGAGCAGGGCGTCGTCCACGTGGTGGGACCGCAGCTGGGACTGACCCAGCCGGGGACGACCGTGGTCTGCGGTGACAGCCACACCTCGACCCACGGCGCGTTCGGCGCGCTCGCGTTCGGCATCGGCACCAGCCAGGTCGAGCATGTGCTGGCGACGCAGACGCTGCCGCTCGCGCCGTTCAAGACCATGGCGATCACCGTCGAGGGCGAGCTGCCCGAGAGCGTCACCGCCAAGGACCTGATCCTGGCGATCATCGCGAAGATCGGCACCGGCGGCGGCCAGGGCTATGTGATCGAGTACCGCGGCCCGGCCATCGAGAAGCTCTCGATGGAGGCCCGGATGACCGTGTGCAACATGTCCATCGAGGCGGGCGCCCGCGCGGGCATGATCGCCCCGGACGAGACGACCTTCGCCTATCTGGAGGGCCGCCCGCACGCCCCCCAGGGCGCCGACCGGGACGCCGCCGTCGCGTACTGGCGCACCCTGCGCAGTGACGACGACGCGGTCTTCGACCGTGAGGTCGTCATCGACGCCTCCGAACTCGCCCCGTTCGTCACCTGGGGCACCAACCCGGGCCAGGGCGCGCCGCTGTCGGAGTCGGTCCCGGACCCGGCCTCCTTCGAGGACGCCAGCGAGAGCTACGCCGCCGAGAAGGCCCTGGAGTACATGGGCCTGACGGCCGGTCAGCCGCTGCGTGACATCAAGGTGGACACGGTCTTCGTGGGCTCCTGCACCAACGGTCGCATCGAGGACCTGCGCTCCGCCGCCTCGGTGCTGTCCGGCCGTGCCGTGGCCGACGGCGTACGGATGTTGGTGGTCCCCGGTTCGGTGCGGGTCGCCCTCCAGGCCGTCGAGGAGGGGCTGGACAAGGTGTTCACCGCCGCGGGGGCCGAATGGCGGCACGCGGGCTGCTCGATGTGCCTGGGCATGAACCCCGACCAGCTCGCCCCCGGTGAGCGGTCGGCGTCCACGTCCAACCGCAACTTCGAGGGCCGGCAGGGCAAGGGCGGCCGGACCCACCTGGTCTCGCCGCAGGTCGCCGCCGCCACCGCGGTGCTGGGCCATCTGGCCTCGCCCGCCGACCTGTCCGACGCCGCCGTATCGACTCCCGTGGGGGCCTGA
- the ndgR gene encoding IclR family transcriptional regulator NdgR has translation MDNTSGVGVLDKAALVLSALESGPATLAGLVGATGLARPTAHRLAVALEHHRMVARDMQGRFILGPRLAELAAAAGEDRLLATAGPVLTHLRDVTGESAQLYRRQGDMRICVAAAERLSGLRDTVPVGSTLPMKAGSAAQVLMAWEEPERLHRGLQGARFTATALSGVRRRGWAQSIGEREPGVASVSAPVRGPSNRVVAAVSVSGPIERLTRHPGRMHAQAVIDAAARLTDALRRSN, from the coding sequence ATGGACAACACTAGCGGTGTCGGCGTTCTCGACAAGGCTGCTCTGGTTCTGAGCGCCCTGGAGTCCGGTCCGGCCACCCTCGCCGGGCTGGTCGGGGCGACCGGCCTCGCCCGCCCGACGGCACACCGGCTGGCGGTGGCTCTCGAGCACCACCGGATGGTGGCACGTGATATGCAGGGGCGCTTCATTCTGGGCCCCCGGCTGGCCGAGCTGGCGGCGGCCGCGGGCGAGGACCGGCTGCTCGCCACGGCCGGGCCCGTACTCACCCATCTCCGGGACGTGACCGGCGAGAGCGCGCAGCTCTACCGGCGCCAGGGAGACATGCGCATCTGCGTCGCCGCGGCCGAGCGGCTGTCCGGACTGCGGGACACCGTGCCGGTCGGCTCCACGCTCCCCATGAAGGCCGGCTCGGCCGCCCAGGTGCTGATGGCCTGGGAGGAGCCCGAGCGGCTGCACCGCGGACTCCAGGGGGCCCGCTTCACCGCCACGGCCCTGTCGGGCGTACGGCGGCGGGGCTGGGCCCAGTCGATCGGCGAGCGGGAGCCCGGCGTGGCGTCCGTCTCCGCGCCCGTGCGCGGCCCGTCCAACCGCGTGGTCGCCGCCGTCTCGGTCTCCGGACCGATCGAGCGGCTGACCCGCCACCCGGGCCGCATGCACGCCCAGGCGGTCATCGACGCGGCGGCCCGCCTGACGGACGCCCTCCGCCGAAGCAATTGA
- a CDS encoding DUF4188 domain-containing protein: MGAELLAGRMTAEAEGEVTVFLIGMRINRFRALRSWLPVFRAMPRMLRELSRDGEGGMLGHQVLFGSPRVLYVVQYWDSHERLLEYSVAQDKEHRPAWAAFNRRLREGRGKVGFWHETYVVPAGAHEAVYINMPAFGLGKATGVVPVGRRGDRAADRLSLKRA, from the coding sequence ATGGGTGCCGAGCTGCTCGCCGGCCGTATGACCGCCGAGGCCGAGGGGGAGGTCACCGTCTTCCTGATCGGCATGCGCATCAACCGCTTCCGTGCGCTGCGCAGCTGGCTGCCGGTCTTCCGGGCGATGCCGCGGATGCTCCGCGAGCTGTCGCGGGACGGGGAGGGCGGGATGCTGGGCCATCAGGTGCTGTTCGGCTCGCCGCGGGTGCTCTACGTGGTCCAGTACTGGGACTCGCACGAGCGGCTGCTGGAGTACTCGGTGGCCCAGGACAAGGAGCACCGCCCCGCCTGGGCGGCGTTCAACCGCCGGCTGCGGGAGGGCCGGGGCAAGGTCGGCTTCTGGCACGAGACCTATGTCGTACCGGCCGGGGCGCACGAGGCGGTCTACATCAACATGCCGGCGTTCGGCCTGGGCAAGGCCACCGGAGTCGTCCCGGTCGGCCGCCGCGGGGACCGTGCGGCCGACCGGCTGAGCTTGAAAAGGGCGTAA
- a CDS encoding MerR family transcriptional regulator: MRLAELSERSGVPTATIKYYLRERLLPPGERITATQAEYGEEHLRRLRLVRSLIQVGRMPVATAREVLAAAEDESLSQNTRMGAAVWALPHGPEPDEDDPHAARARAQVDTVLGRMGWSYGQELGDTSPAYRMLVAAVASLDRLGYPHDTEHLLVHARLAGELAVADLDLVETYDTLPERVEAVVALTVLYEPVLLSLRRLAQTEESGRRFDE, from the coding sequence ATGCGACTGGCGGAGCTCAGCGAGCGCAGCGGAGTGCCCACCGCGACGATCAAGTACTACCTGCGCGAGCGGCTGCTGCCGCCAGGTGAGCGGATCACCGCCACCCAGGCCGAGTACGGCGAGGAGCACTTGCGCAGACTGCGACTGGTGCGCTCGCTGATCCAGGTCGGCCGGATGCCGGTGGCCACGGCGCGCGAGGTGCTGGCGGCGGCCGAGGACGAGTCGCTCAGCCAGAACACCCGGATGGGAGCCGCGGTCTGGGCGCTGCCGCACGGCCCCGAGCCCGACGAGGACGATCCGCACGCGGCGCGCGCCCGCGCACAGGTGGACACCGTGCTGGGACGGATGGGCTGGTCCTACGGCCAGGAGCTGGGCGACACCTCCCCCGCCTACCGGATGCTGGTGGCGGCCGTCGCCTCCCTGGACCGCCTGGGGTATCCCCATGACACCGAGCATCTGCTGGTGCACGCCCGGCTGGCGGGCGAACTGGCCGTCGCCGACCTGGACCTGGTGGAGACCTACGACACCCTGCCCGAGCGGGTCGAGGCGGTGGTGGCGCTGACGGTGCTCTACGAACCGGTGCTGCTCAGCCTGCGGAGGCTCGCGCAGACCGAGGAATCCGGCCGCCGCTTCGACGAGTGA
- the gltX gene encoding glutamate--tRNA ligase gives MASAPSSAPVRVRFCPSPTGNPHVGLVRTALFNWAFARHHGGTLVFRIEDTDAARDSEESYTQLLDAMRWLGFDWDEGPEAGGPHAPYRQSQRMDLYREVAEKLLEAGHAYRCYCTAEELEERREAARKAGRPSGYDGKCRTLTAEQIAAYEAEGRASIVRFRMPDEPITFTDLVRGELTFAPENVRDYGIVRANGAPLYTLVNPVDDALMEITHVLRGEDLLSSTPRQIALYRALAELGVGGGTVPAFGHLPYVMGEGNKKLSKRDPQASLNLYRERGFLPEGLLNYLSLLGWSLSSDRDVFSLAEMVEAFDISAVNANPARFDLKKAEAINADHIRLLDVKAFIEACEPWLKAPHAPWAPEAFDAAAFEALAPLAQTRLTVLSDITANVDFLFLDEPVADEASWTKAMKPGADALLASVRTRLAEADWDAETLKAAVLAAGEEHGLKLGKAQAPLRVAVTGRTVGLPLFESLEVLGRERTLARVDAALAKLAG, from the coding sequence GTGGCTAGCGCACCCTCCTCCGCCCCCGTGCGGGTTCGTTTCTGTCCCTCGCCGACCGGCAACCCCCATGTCGGCCTGGTCCGCACGGCCCTGTTCAACTGGGCCTTCGCCCGTCACCACGGCGGCACCCTGGTGTTCCGCATCGAGGACACCGACGCCGCGCGGGACTCCGAGGAGTCCTACACCCAGCTGCTGGACGCCATGCGTTGGCTGGGCTTCGACTGGGACGAGGGCCCCGAGGCCGGCGGTCCGCACGCGCCCTACCGCCAGTCGCAGCGGATGGACCTCTACCGCGAGGTCGCGGAGAAGCTGCTGGAGGCGGGCCACGCCTACCGCTGCTACTGCACCGCCGAGGAGCTGGAGGAGCGCCGCGAGGCGGCCCGCAAGGCCGGCCGGCCCTCCGGCTACGACGGGAAGTGCCGCACCCTGACCGCCGAGCAGATCGCGGCGTACGAGGCCGAGGGGCGCGCCTCGATCGTGCGCTTCCGGATGCCGGACGAGCCGATCACCTTCACCGACCTGGTGCGCGGTGAGCTGACCTTCGCCCCCGAGAACGTCAGGGACTACGGGATCGTGCGGGCCAACGGCGCGCCCCTCTACACGCTCGTCAACCCCGTCGACGACGCGCTGATGGAGATCACGCACGTACTGCGCGGCGAGGACCTGCTCTCCTCCACTCCGCGGCAGATCGCGCTCTACCGCGCGCTCGCCGAGCTCGGTGTGGGCGGCGGCACGGTGCCCGCCTTCGGCCACCTCCCGTATGTCATGGGCGAGGGCAACAAGAAGCTCTCCAAGCGCGATCCGCAGGCCTCGCTGAACCTCTACCGGGAGCGCGGCTTTCTCCCCGAGGGGCTGCTCAACTACCTCTCCCTGCTGGGCTGGTCGCTCTCCTCCGACCGGGACGTCTTCTCGCTGGCGGAGATGGTCGAGGCGTTCGACATCTCGGCGGTGAACGCCAACCCGGCGCGCTTCGACCTCAAGAAGGCCGAGGCGATCAACGCGGACCACATCCGGCTGCTGGATGTGAAGGCGTTCATCGAGGCCTGCGAGCCCTGGCTGAAGGCCCCGCACGCGCCGTGGGCCCCGGAGGCCTTCGACGCGGCCGCCTTCGAGGCGCTGGCCCCGCTGGCCCAGACCCGGCTGACCGTCCTGTCCGACATCACCGCGAACGTGGACTTCCTCTTCCTCGACGAGCCGGTGGCCGACGAGGCGTCCTGGACGAAGGCGATGAAACCGGGCGCGGACGCGCTCCTGGCCTCGGTCCGCACCCGGCTCGCCGAGGCGGACTGGGACGCCGAGACCCTGAAGGCCGCGGTCCTCGCGGCCGGCGAGGAGCACGGCCTGAAGCTGGGCAAGGCCCAGGCGCCGCTGCGGGTCGCGGTCACCGGGCGCACGGTCGGACTGCCGCTGTTCGAGTCCCTGGAGGTCCTGGGCCGCGAGCGCACGCTGGCCCGGGTCGACGCGGCGCTGGCGAAGCTGGCCGGATAG
- a CDS encoding fumarylacetoacetate hydrolase family protein, with translation MRIARFSIDGNVAFGVVEGEPSDPDGPVIDIIKGHPFAEFERSGQKVPLSKVRLLPPVLPNKVVGIGRNYAEHAAELGNEVPDVPVVFFKPSTSVVGPGDPVAYPSFSSEVHYEAELAVVIGRMCREVPRDRVQDVILGYTCGNDITARDAQRREKQWARAKGFDTSCPLGPWVETDIDLTRAGDLGIMCTVNGEQRQLGRTSEMVRPIEDLIVHITEAMTLLPGDVVLTGTPAGVGPLSVGDEVAVTIEGIGTLTNKVIKRG, from the coding sequence GTGCGCATCGCCAGATTCTCCATCGACGGCAACGTCGCCTTCGGCGTGGTGGAGGGCGAACCGTCCGATCCGGACGGCCCCGTCATCGACATCATCAAGGGCCACCCCTTCGCCGAATTCGAGCGCTCGGGCCAGAAGGTCCCCCTGAGCAAGGTCCGGCTGCTGCCGCCCGTCCTGCCGAACAAGGTCGTCGGGATCGGGCGCAACTACGCCGAGCACGCGGCGGAGCTGGGCAACGAGGTCCCCGACGTCCCGGTCGTCTTCTTCAAACCGTCCACGTCCGTGGTCGGCCCCGGCGACCCCGTCGCGTACCCCTCCTTCTCCTCCGAGGTCCACTACGAGGCCGAGCTGGCCGTGGTCATCGGACGGATGTGCCGCGAGGTTCCGCGTGACCGAGTCCAGGACGTCATCCTCGGCTACACCTGCGGCAACGACATCACGGCCCGCGACGCCCAGCGGCGCGAGAAGCAGTGGGCGCGAGCCAAGGGCTTCGACACCTCCTGCCCGCTGGGCCCCTGGGTGGAGACCGATATCGACCTGACACGCGCCGGCGACCTGGGCATCATGTGCACCGTCAACGGTGAGCAGCGTCAGCTCGGCCGTACGAGCGAGATGGTGCGCCCGATCGAGGATCTGATCGTGCACATCACCGAGGCGATGACGCTGCTCCCCGGCGACGTCGTGCTCACCGGCACCCCGGCGGGCGTCGGCCCGCTCTCCGTCGGCGACGAGGTCGCCGTCACCATCGAAGGCATCGGCACTCTCACCAACAAGGTGATCAAGCGTGGCTAG